One window of Anaerolineales bacterium genomic DNA carries:
- a CDS encoding transcriptional regulator, translating to MDNSPIPILDLKAQYASIRGEILAAINRVLDSQQFILGEEVVALEKELANYCQCQYAFGVSSGTDALLLSMMALGIHPGDEVITTPYSFFATSGSIVRLGAIPVYVDIEPTTFNINSSQIESKITKKTKAILPVHLAGQLADMDRIMDIAKRHGLFVIEDACQAIGADYKGKLAGSIGDVGCFSFFPSKNLGGYGDSGLVTCNDPQLADKIALLRNHGQRPKYHNILVGGNFRMDAIQAAVLRVKFKHLEDWTGLRRQHAATYNQLFSEKGLSISLEDLGVRPGIVVPSETGSGRHIYHLYMIRVMQRDQLLSYLKAQGISSEIYYPIPLHLQACFSEMGYKTGDFPKSESAASQSLSLPIYPELTDEMISRVVDTIDSYFKIHNGV from the coding sequence ATGGATAATTCACCTATCCCCATCCTCGACCTTAAGGCACAATACGCTTCCATTCGAGGAGAAATCCTGGCTGCAATCAACCGTGTGCTGGACAGCCAGCAATTTATCCTCGGCGAAGAAGTAGTAGCTCTCGAAAAAGAGCTCGCGAATTACTGCCAGTGCCAATATGCTTTTGGTGTATCATCCGGCACAGATGCTTTACTGTTATCAATGATGGCTCTTGGCATACATCCCGGCGATGAGGTCATCACCACTCCCTACTCTTTTTTTGCTACTTCAGGGTCGATTGTTCGGCTGGGTGCGATTCCCGTTTACGTGGATATCGAGCCAACCACCTTTAATATAAATTCCAGCCAGATAGAATCGAAAATCACAAAAAAAACCAAAGCCATCCTGCCCGTCCATCTGGCAGGGCAGCTTGCCGATATGGATCGGATCATGGACATAGCAAAGCGACATGGTTTATTTGTAATTGAAGATGCCTGTCAGGCGATCGGGGCTGATTACAAGGGCAAACTTGCTGGCTCAATCGGTGATGTGGGATGTTTTAGCTTTTTCCCCTCCAAAAATCTTGGCGGGTACGGCGATAGCGGTCTGGTCACCTGCAATGACCCGCAATTAGCTGACAAAATTGCCTTGCTCCGAAACCATGGACAACGTCCAAAATATCACAACATCCTGGTGGGGGGAAATTTCAGGATGGATGCTATCCAGGCAGCCGTTCTACGAGTGAAATTCAAGCACCTGGAGGATTGGACAGGTTTACGGCGGCAGCACGCAGCAACTTATAATCAATTGTTCTCCGAGAAAGGTTTATCGATTTCTCTAGAGGACTTAGGGGTGAGACCCGGCATCGTGGTCCCAAGCGAGACAGGGTCTGGCCGACATATATACCATCTCTACATGATCCGTGTTATGCAGCGCGACCAACTGCTTTCATACCTTAAAGCGCAAGGAATATCAAGCGAGATCTATTATCCTATCCCACTGCACCTCCAGGCATGCTTCAGCGAGATGGGCTATAAAACCGGAGATTTCCCAAAAAGTGAAAGCGCCGCAAGCCAATCGCTATCATTACCGATCTATCCGGAATTAACCGATGAGATGATCTCAAGGGTGGTCGATACCATCGATTCTTATTTTAAAATCCACAACGGGGTATGA
- a CDS encoding N-acetyltransferase has translation MTDYFLHPSAYIDEPSSIGKGTKIWHFCHIMAGARIGERCILGQNVMVGNDVIIGNNVKIQNNVSVYTGVELEDDVFCGPSCVFTNVINPRSQIVRRNEYQRTLIQRGATLGANATIICGVTIGRYAFIGAGTVVRHDVPDYALILGVPGVQKGWMGRHGNRLKPDKEEGILICPLTGWRYQLTSLTSLHCLDWPEDRPLPSNNG, from the coding sequence GTGACAGACTATTTCCTCCACCCAAGCGCATATATAGACGAGCCATCGTCTATCGGAAAAGGCACGAAAATCTGGCATTTTTGCCACATCATGGCTGGTGCACGTATTGGTGAACGGTGTATTTTAGGCCAAAACGTGATGGTGGGGAATGATGTGATTATCGGAAATAACGTCAAGATCCAGAACAATGTCTCAGTTTACACCGGTGTGGAGCTTGAAGACGATGTTTTTTGCGGACCTTCTTGCGTGTTTACCAATGTAATCAATCCACGCTCGCAGATCGTCCGCCGCAATGAATATCAGCGAACCCTGATCCAGCGCGGAGCTACCCTAGGCGCTAATGCCACCATCATCTGCGGAGTCACAATTGGCCGTTATGCCTTCATCGGTGCGGGAACCGTTGTGCGGCATGATGTACCGGATTATGCCCTGATTCTGGGTGTGCCTGGCGTTCAGAAAGGCTGGATGGGGCGCCATGGCAATCGCCTGAAACCAGACAAAGAAGAAGGAATTCTTATCTGTCCGTTAACAGGTTGGCGATACCAATTGACCTCACTTACCTCGCTCCACTGCCTGGATTGGCCAGAAGACCGACCGCTACCTAGTAATAATGGATAA
- a CDS encoding peptidoglycan editing factor PgeF, which yields MQVIQSGSIKYNRFSSFDLPGLYHAVFTRQGGTSPAPWKSLNFGSSVGDDKSLVQRNKEKAFTTTGIDLKSVYDVYQVHSSEVVRATRPLNTGEVHLRADAMITNQPGVTLLMRFADCVPILFYDPKNRAVGLAHAGWIGTVNKIANKVIRKMEICFGSKTTDLLAAIGPSIGPDHYQIQSDVAKKVVSSYKNDAAKVLINHDGKIYLDLWLANEISLREAGVGKIEIAGLCTQCHMDDWYSHRGEHGKTGRFGIMLGLEAGE from the coding sequence GTGCAAGTAATTCAATCAGGCTCGATTAAGTACAACCGGTTCTCATCCTTTGATCTGCCAGGGTTATATCACGCAGTATTCACCCGCCAGGGGGGAACTTCACCAGCGCCATGGAAAAGCTTGAATTTTGGCTCGTCTGTAGGCGATGACAAAAGTCTGGTGCAGAGGAACAAGGAAAAAGCCTTCACGACAACGGGAATTGATCTTAAAAGTGTGTATGATGTGTATCAAGTGCACAGCAGCGAAGTTGTACGTGCGACCCGGCCGCTAAATACTGGTGAAGTTCATTTACGGGCTGATGCAATGATCACTAACCAGCCAGGTGTCACGCTATTGATGAGATTTGCAGATTGTGTGCCAATACTCTTCTACGATCCCAAAAATCGAGCCGTGGGACTCGCTCACGCTGGCTGGATTGGGACAGTCAATAAAATCGCCAATAAGGTCATTCGTAAGATGGAGATTTGTTTCGGAAGTAAAACCACCGATTTGTTAGCAGCCATTGGGCCATCTATCGGTCCGGATCATTATCAAATTCAAAGCGATGTTGCCAAAAAGGTCGTCTCATCGTATAAGAACGATGCTGCAAAGGTTCTAATTAATCATGATGGCAAGATATATCTGGATCTATGGCTGGCAAATGAAATAAGCTTGCGCGAGGCAGGCGTTGGAAAAATCGAAATTGCTGGATTGTGCACACAATGTCATATGGATGACTGGTACTCGCATCGTGGTGAACATGGAAAAACTGGACGCTTTGGGATCATGTTAGGTTTAGAGGCTGGGGAATGA
- a CDS encoding UDP-N-acetylglucosamine 2-epimerase (non-hydrolyzing) has product MKIVTVVGARPQFIKSAPVSKALANAGHTEYIVHTGQHYDYGMSKVFFEEMGIPEPWINLNVGSGTPGQQTSQMLARIEPAIMDQKPDIVLVYGDTNSTLAGALATVKLHIKLAHIEAGLRSYNRQMPEEHNRVLTDHCADLLFCPTQTALDNLANEGLTDGVHLVGDTMYDAVLQFSTLAVEKSSVLSRFGISPKDYFLATLHRAYNTDDPQVLRSIFSALQQISDLVIFPIHPRTLHAVQKGQISIASNVRLVDPVGYLDMLILEKNARAILTDSGGIQKEAYFFKVPCLTLRSETEWVETTDSRWNTLVGIDPDRISSALHQQIPADRPHPQFFGDGHASEKIVRLLNL; this is encoded by the coding sequence ATGAAAATCGTCACAGTTGTGGGAGCTCGACCGCAATTCATTAAGTCTGCTCCGGTCAGCAAAGCCTTGGCAAATGCCGGGCACACTGAATATATTGTCCATACCGGCCAGCACTATGATTATGGGATGTCAAAAGTGTTTTTCGAAGAAATGGGCATCCCAGAGCCATGGATAAACCTCAATGTAGGATCTGGAACACCTGGGCAGCAAACCAGCCAGATGCTGGCACGAATTGAGCCAGCCATTATGGATCAAAAACCAGATATTGTACTGGTGTACGGTGACACGAATTCTACACTGGCAGGTGCTCTGGCTACGGTGAAGCTTCACATCAAACTGGCACATATCGAAGCTGGATTGCGTTCGTATAACCGCCAAATGCCTGAAGAGCATAATCGAGTTTTGACTGATCATTGTGCAGACCTGCTTTTTTGCCCCACCCAGACCGCGCTCGATAATCTAGCTAACGAAGGTCTTACGGATGGGGTGCACCTGGTTGGAGACACAATGTATGATGCCGTGCTCCAATTCAGCACCCTTGCCGTGGAGAAATCATCCGTATTGAGCAGGTTCGGTATATCACCGAAGGACTATTTCCTCGCCACACTGCATCGAGCTTATAACACGGACGATCCTCAGGTTCTACGGTCAATCTTCTCCGCCTTGCAGCAAATATCGGATCTGGTCATCTTCCCTATCCATCCACGTACACTGCATGCCGTGCAGAAGGGTCAAATTTCTATTGCTTCCAATGTTCGCCTGGTTGATCCTGTAGGATATCTGGACATGCTGATCCTGGAAAAAAACGCAAGAGCGATCTTGACCGATTCCGGAGGCATTCAGAAAGAGGCGTATTTCTTCAAGGTACCCTGCCTCACATTGCGCTCTGAAACGGAATGGGTAGAAACGACAGACAGCCGATGGAACACACTGGTTGGTATCGATCCCGATAGAATATCATCTGCCTTACATCAGCAAATTCCAGCTGATCGGCCTCATCCGCAATTTTTTGGCGACGGTCACGCCAGCGAGAAGATTGTCAGGCTGCTCAACCTTTGA
- a CDS encoding oxidoreductase produces MPLNFAVIGVAGYIAPRHLRAIRDTGNRLIAAVDPNDSVGLLDQYSFDVRYFTEIERFDRHLEKLRRGSDTDRVHYVSICSPNYLHDAHCRLALRVHANAICEKPLVINPWNLDALQDIETEYDGKINTVLQLRLHPSLVELRDKLSLSPTDKKHQVILTYVTARGAWYHTSWKGYPNKSGGIATNIGIHLFDLLLWLFGEVGSVGVYYSDSERMSGFLDLERAQVLWYLSINSNDLPFPVTPGSKSTYRSISIDGEEVEFTEGFTDLHTRVYQETLAGRGFGIDDARPSIELVHRIRAATISTTTDEIHPFVKGKL; encoded by the coding sequence ATGCCATTAAATTTTGCGGTGATCGGCGTTGCAGGCTACATTGCCCCCCGTCACCTGCGGGCCATTCGCGATACTGGCAATCGCCTGATCGCAGCCGTTGACCCCAATGATTCAGTCGGCCTTCTTGACCAATATTCTTTTGATGTACGTTACTTCACTGAAATCGAACGCTTTGACCGTCATCTCGAAAAATTACGGCGTGGCTCCGATACTGACCGTGTGCATTATGTGAGCATCTGCTCTCCTAATTACCTTCACGATGCCCATTGCCGACTGGCTTTGCGAGTACATGCCAATGCCATTTGTGAGAAACCCCTGGTAATCAACCCATGGAATTTGGACGCACTACAGGATATTGAAACAGAATATGATGGTAAGATCAACACAGTTTTGCAGCTCCGTTTGCATCCGTCACTGGTTGAGCTTCGAGACAAGCTGAGCTTATCGCCTACGGATAAGAAACACCAGGTAATCCTTACCTATGTGACCGCCCGAGGTGCCTGGTACCACACTTCGTGGAAAGGATATCCAAATAAATCCGGTGGGATTGCCACTAATATTGGCATCCATTTGTTCGATCTTCTTCTCTGGCTATTTGGGGAAGTAGGCTCGGTAGGTGTTTACTACTCTGACTCAGAGCGTATGAGTGGTTTCTTGGATCTTGAGCGTGCCCAGGTGCTATGGTATCTCTCGATCAACTCAAACGACCTACCTTTCCCGGTTACCCCGGGCAGTAAAAGCACTTACCGTTCGATTTCCATCGACGGCGAAGAAGTGGAGTTCACCGAAGGCTTTACCGATCTTCATACTCGTGTATACCAGGAAACCTTGGCAGGCCGAGGGTTCGGGATTGACGACGCCCGCCCCTCCATTGAGCTGGTTCATCGAATTCGAGCAGCAACGATATCAACAACCACGGATGAGATCCATCCTTTCGTAAAAGGAAAACTGTGA
- a CDS encoding glycosyltransferase WbuB → MHILYLSQYFPPEAGATQTRAYEMARTWVRLGHQVTVLTEFPNHPSGIIPPDYRGKYIEIKDLDGINVIRVWVKASPKKNFHNRMLFYLTYMLNASLAGLLAAHGKFNFIYATSPPLFVGAAALFLSYTRRIPLIFEVRDLWPESAVALGELASPKAITLATRLEEQCYNKSTQVVVVTHGIYDRLLQRGIAKSKLCFVPNGANTDLFTYSASGRQRIRSELNLEGRFVAIYAGIHGLAQGLETILEAARLLQSQEDIHILMIGDGPKKAELLELAGRYNLPNLTMLPEKPREQIPDYLSAADVALIPLKKVEIFKGALPSKIFDAWSCSRPVLLSINGEARQIVESVQGGIFVPLEDPDKMAEALLHMKAIPAERQRMGENGLNYTRANHSRTALAEKLIRHLEELI, encoded by the coding sequence ATGCATATCCTATATTTATCCCAGTATTTTCCACCCGAGGCTGGCGCTACCCAGACACGTGCGTATGAAATGGCCAGGACCTGGGTTCGCCTGGGTCACCAGGTCACAGTCCTTACCGAGTTCCCTAATCATCCGTCCGGGATTATCCCCCCAGATTATCGCGGAAAATATATCGAAATAAAAGACCTGGATGGGATTAATGTAATCCGCGTGTGGGTAAAGGCTTCACCGAAGAAAAATTTCCACAACCGGATGCTCTTTTATCTCACCTACATGCTCAACGCCAGCCTGGCAGGATTACTTGCAGCACACGGAAAATTCAACTTTATCTACGCGACATCACCCCCGCTTTTCGTGGGTGCAGCAGCGCTGTTTCTCAGCTATACTAGACGTATCCCACTCATCTTCGAAGTTCGCGACCTATGGCCCGAATCAGCGGTAGCCCTAGGCGAGCTGGCATCTCCTAAAGCTATCACGCTGGCAACCAGATTAGAAGAGCAGTGCTACAACAAGTCTACGCAAGTAGTCGTCGTGACGCATGGCATCTATGATCGCCTTCTTCAACGGGGTATAGCCAAATCTAAGCTATGCTTTGTACCAAATGGGGCAAATACTGATTTGTTCACCTATTCTGCATCCGGCAGGCAGCGTATCCGCTCTGAACTAAATCTCGAGGGTAGATTCGTGGCGATATATGCTGGGATTCATGGTTTAGCTCAGGGGCTGGAGACGATCCTTGAGGCTGCTCGATTGCTTCAATCACAGGAGGATATCCATATTCTCATGATCGGCGATGGACCCAAAAAAGCGGAACTGCTTGAATTGGCTGGGAGATATAATCTGCCCAACCTCACCATGCTACCGGAAAAACCACGTGAACAAATCCCTGATTATCTGTCTGCCGCAGATGTAGCCCTGATCCCATTGAAAAAAGTGGAAATATTCAAAGGAGCCCTTCCATCAAAAATATTTGATGCCTGGTCTTGTTCAAGGCCGGTATTATTGAGCATCAATGGTGAAGCTCGCCAAATTGTTGAAAGTGTGCAGGGTGGTATATTTGTCCCGCTGGAAGATCCGGATAAAATGGCTGAAGCTCTATTGCATATGAAAGCAATTCCTGCAGAGCGGCAAAGGATGGGGGAGAATGGCTTGAACTATACTCGGGCGAATCATTCACGCACAGCTCTGGCAGAAAAATTGATCCGCCACCTGGAAGAGCTAATCTGA
- a CDS encoding SsrA-binding protein: MCMGEKVLASNRRARHEYFILETFEAGIALQGSEIKSVRAGQISLAEAYVRINGQEAWLEDAHIAPYEQASIYNHEPRRSRKLLLHSGEIRKLWNTIRQKGVTVIPLTVYLKNGRAKVEIAVAKGKKLYDKRAEIAERDTKREIERQMHSRE; this comes from the coding sequence ATCTGCATGGGTGAAAAAGTTCTCGCCAGTAATCGTCGTGCCCGGCATGAGTACTTTATCTTGGAGACCTTTGAAGCAGGCATCGCCCTGCAAGGTAGCGAGATAAAATCTGTCCGGGCAGGCCAAATAAGCTTGGCAGAAGCCTATGTGCGTATCAATGGTCAGGAAGCCTGGCTCGAGGATGCTCACATTGCACCCTATGAACAAGCCAGTATCTACAACCATGAGCCACGCCGGTCTCGAAAGCTTTTATTGCATAGCGGTGAAATCCGAAAATTATGGAATACCATACGTCAAAAAGGTGTAACAGTCATTCCACTCACTGTTTATCTAAAAAATGGTCGAGCGAAGGTTGAAATCGCGGTTGCTAAAGGTAAAAAGCTATATGATAAGCGGGCAGAGATCGCCGAACGAGATACCAAGCGTGAGATCGAACGCCAGATGCATAGCCGTGAATAA
- a CDS encoding YggT family protein has product MIYLIRAINLIVLLLTALIIVKVFLSYFMDPYHPVRSFVDRIVNPLLRPLQRMIPPIGGLDISPIVLLIIIQVLGNILIRVMSSLIN; this is encoded by the coding sequence ATGATTTACCTGATAAGAGCGATAAATTTAATCGTTTTGCTACTCACGGCGCTGATCATTGTAAAAGTGTTTCTATCATATTTTATGGATCCATATCACCCAGTGAGGTCGTTTGTTGATCGGATTGTCAATCCGCTATTGCGTCCTTTGCAACGAATGATCCCTCCCATAGGCGGTTTAGATATCAGCCCGATTGTATTACTTATCATTATCCAGGTGTTGGGGAATATCTTGATCAGGGTAATGTCTTCATTAATAAACTAA
- a CDS encoding D-glycerate dehydrogenase, whose translation MTKPLVILTHTLPDEWITSLHTECEVVAGPQDATQFDPKLTQYLPRAEGLFTLLTIPVNEDLLSQAPQLRVVSNMAVGVDNIDLPACTRRRIPVGNTPGVLTHSTADLTMALMLSIARNLPLASLDAREGRWKTWSPAGWLGIELHGSTLGIIGMGKIGQAVAQRALGFGMQVIFSDPEPKQVINTTQSSLDELFQRSDFISLHAPLTPDTRGMINHITLSRMKPSAVLINAARGSLVDMAALTEALRHHKIAAAALDVTDPEPLPPSHPLFSLPNCLIVPHIGSATYQTRRKMAELACANLLAGLKGEPLPHCVNPEVNIPEG comes from the coding sequence ATGACAAAACCACTGGTTATCCTTACCCACACATTACCAGACGAATGGATCACATCCCTCCACACAGAATGTGAAGTCGTTGCTGGACCCCAAGATGCCACACAATTTGACCCTAAGTTAACTCAATATCTCCCCAGAGCAGAGGGATTATTCACCTTGCTCACCATACCGGTGAATGAAGACTTGCTATCCCAAGCGCCTCAGCTGCGTGTGGTCAGCAACATGGCGGTTGGGGTTGATAATATCGATCTTCCAGCCTGCACACGTCGCCGAATCCCGGTCGGTAACACGCCGGGCGTGCTCACACACAGCACTGCCGACCTGACCATGGCATTAATGCTTTCGATTGCCAGGAATCTCCCCCTTGCCAGCCTGGATGCACGTGAAGGCCGCTGGAAAACATGGTCACCTGCGGGATGGCTGGGGATTGAGCTGCACGGCTCGACTCTCGGGATTATTGGTATGGGGAAAATTGGCCAGGCTGTTGCCCAGCGCGCTTTGGGTTTTGGCATGCAAGTAATTTTTTCTGATCCTGAGCCCAAGCAGGTCATAAATACCACGCAAAGTTCGCTTGATGAGTTATTTCAACGTAGCGACTTCATCAGCTTACATGCCCCACTTACCCCAGATACACGTGGAATGATTAACCACATCACGCTTTCCAGGATGAAACCTAGCGCCGTACTAATCAACGCCGCCCGCGGCTCACTGGTGGATATGGCTGCCCTGACCGAGGCTTTAAGACACCACAAAATCGCAGCAGCAGCTCTGGATGTGACAGACCCTGAACCGCTTCCACCCAGCCATCCATTATTCAGCTTGCCAAACTGCTTAATCGTGCCCCACATCGGTTCTGCTACTTATCAAACCCGCCGAAAAATGGCTGAACTCGCCTGTGCAAATTTATTAGCTGGCTTGAAAGGAGAACCTCTCCCCCATTGTGTTAATCCGGAAGTTAATATTCCAGAAGGATAA
- a CDS encoding nitroreductase gives MEFQELIKHRYSVRAYKPDPVEDEKIMLVLEAARLAPTAGNRQPFQIVVIHTKGREGDLRAVYPREWFTQAPLVLCVVGTPSTAWVRRDGRQYLGVDSGIVMDHIILAATDLGLGTCFIAAFDEAKAREVLALPDEVEPVLLTPLGYPDDMPGIKQRKALEELIHFERW, from the coding sequence ATGGAATTTCAAGAGTTAATCAAACACAGGTATTCAGTCAGGGCATATAAACCTGACCCGGTTGAAGATGAAAAAATCATGCTAGTTTTGGAAGCGGCTCGGTTAGCTCCAACAGCCGGCAACCGGCAGCCTTTTCAAATTGTCGTGATCCATACGAAAGGCAGGGAAGGGGATTTACGCGCTGTTTACCCGCGAGAATGGTTTACCCAGGCGCCTTTGGTCCTGTGTGTGGTGGGTACACCCTCAACAGCCTGGGTCAGGCGTGATGGCCGGCAATATCTGGGAGTGGATTCAGGCATCGTGATGGACCACATTATCCTGGCAGCCACTGATCTTGGATTGGGAACGTGTTTCATCGCAGCATTTGACGAAGCGAAAGCGCGTGAAGTATTAGCCTTACCAGATGAAGTAGAACCGGTTTTATTAACCCCCTTAGGATATCCTGATGATATGCCAGGGATCAAACAGAGAAAAGCATTGGAAGAATTGATCCACTTCGAGCGTTGGTGA
- a CDS encoding phosphatidate cytidylyltransferase — protein sequence MLTSNLLALVITFVVALAWLRLNDFLAHRGWVESRLSRKIIHIGTGPLFVLCWILFDADPINKYLAALVPLAFTIQFLLIGTGIMKDEASVKAMSRTGDRREILKGPLYYGIIFVILTVIFWKSTPTGIVALMLMCGGDGLADITGRKWGTIRLAWNKEKSLVGSLGMFFGGWICSVVVIWIFIATGVFSLPIQSYLFPITLIALIGTLVEALPLKDIDNITITLSAVILGYLLF from the coding sequence ATGTTAACCAGTAACCTATTAGCGTTAGTCATTACATTTGTTGTAGCCTTAGCCTGGCTCCGACTTAATGATTTTCTCGCCCATCGTGGTTGGGTTGAAAGCCGCTTGAGCAGAAAGATCATTCACATTGGCACAGGTCCATTATTTGTATTATGCTGGATATTATTTGACGCGGATCCAATCAATAAATACCTGGCAGCCCTGGTTCCCCTGGCATTTACCATTCAATTTTTGCTTATCGGTACCGGGATAATGAAGGATGAGGCTTCGGTCAAAGCCATGTCCCGAACCGGTGACCGTCGCGAGATACTAAAAGGACCACTGTACTACGGCATTATCTTTGTCATCCTGACGGTCATCTTTTGGAAGTCTACGCCCACGGGTATTGTTGCGCTGATGTTGATGTGTGGAGGAGATGGCCTGGCTGATATTACCGGTCGAAAATGGGGCACTATTCGCCTGGCTTGGAACAAGGAAAAATCATTGGTTGGTTCTTTGGGTATGTTTTTCGGCGGGTGGATTTGTTCTGTGGTGGTAATCTGGATTTTCATTGCAACTGGTGTCTTTTCCCTGCCCATCCAATCATATCTGTTCCCTATCACCCTGATCGCACTCATTGGTACATTGGTCGAAGCCTTACCATTGAAGGATATCGATAATATTACGATTACCCTCTCTGCAGTTATCCTCGGGTATCTCCTTTTTTAA
- a CDS encoding YggS family pyridoxal phosphate-dependent enzyme produces MGVEFSLEKTIQENFYLVKEKVERAARQAGRNPEDVKLIVVTKTKPSELIKCVIEAGALDFGENYVEEAVPKIQTLANYPGLRWHMIGHLQSRKARDCCEYFHCLHSLDSLKLAERVNRFCVEIGKTLPVYLEFNVSGEDTKSGWDIQRQENWGNILPDIEHILRLPNLNVLGMMTMPPYSDDAEASRPYFQSLRKFQDYVISHLQLVGYNELSIGMSSDFDVAIQEGSTCVRIGQAILGPRVG; encoded by the coding sequence ATGGGCGTTGAATTTTCCTTGGAAAAAACGATCCAAGAGAATTTTTACCTGGTAAAAGAAAAGGTCGAGCGAGCCGCCAGGCAGGCTGGACGCAACCCAGAGGATGTCAAGTTGATCGTTGTCACCAAGACCAAGCCGAGTGAGTTGATTAAGTGTGTGATCGAAGCTGGAGCTCTCGATTTTGGTGAAAATTATGTTGAAGAAGCTGTGCCCAAGATACAGACCCTGGCAAATTATCCGGGACTTCGTTGGCATATGATCGGACATCTGCAAAGTCGTAAAGCACGAGACTGCTGCGAATATTTCCATTGTTTACATTCGCTTGACAGCCTAAAGCTTGCTGAAAGGGTAAACAGATTTTGTGTGGAAATTGGGAAAACTCTTCCAGTCTATTTAGAATTTAACGTCAGTGGTGAAGATACAAAATCTGGTTGGGATATCCAACGGCAGGAGAATTGGGGGAACATACTTCCGGATATTGAGCATATCCTGAGATTACCGAATCTAAACGTCCTCGGCATGATGACAATGCCACCATATTCAGATGATGCAGAAGCGTCACGACCTTATTTCCAAAGCCTGCGGAAATTTCAAGACTATGTGATCAGTCATCTGCAACTTGTGGGCTACAATGAGCTGTCCATCGGAATGAGCTCAGATTTCGATGTCGCAATCCAGGAAGGGTCTACCTGCGTGAGGATCGGGCAAGCGATTTTAGGACCCAGAGTGGGGTAA